The sequence ccgtatcttaagaaacgtagcgtgcatgcaccctaagcgtGGTATCCGTGTGCGTGAGATGCACCCTTTTAAACAGGGATGTGCCCAGTAATTGCGACATTTGGCAAAGGTCGCACATCATAAAACCCTAACCACAGAAAAAATCTGGCTAGGAAATACTCTACAACACGCGTTTGTGAAGAGTTTTCAAACTAAATGTCACAGAATATAAGTGCAAGAACTCCGTGTAAAacacttctgcaaaaaaaaaaaaaaaccttttaaagggtacctgtcatcaattttttttaaatatattatagattaaaggagatgtccggtgctcacttttctgattgttttcttttattttgcagcctggaacggatacaaactttctcttgcctgcctactctcccccggtgctccggtacaggcgttcggtccccgggctgtattcttcttacttcctgttagctcggcacgtcacatggagccagtgataggctgaagctccgtgtgacgtgccgggctaacaggaagtaagaagaatacagccctgggaccgaacgcctgtaccggagcaccgggggagagtaggcaggcaagagaaagcttattttcttttttttttgcagcccggagcggatacaataagaaaagtgagcaccggacacgtcctttaatgtatgcagaataactttccaattgcatgttattaaaaaatatgcttctttctatttaattctccactttgaaaaaatgaccactagaggtctccctaccagtcctggccgcaagccctttttatagatttcagactcatgctggagtcctaaatctcagactgcagccgggacacagacaagctcagctggcagctctgaatcttctcctctccgtttacaactgcatgtgcagataGAAAAAAGATCGGTGCTCAGATagaaaaatgaatgagggcatgcagtaaggcagagtcaggaataTGTCCTGTaggctatgagcacagtgctggctcctgcctgtctgattgacaggcagggagcggtgctgagcttgtctgtgtcccggctgcagtcatagatttcagactcatgctggagtcctaaatctcaattaaaaaacaaaaagggcttgcagccaggactggtagggagacccctagtggtcattttttcaaagtgggaaattaaatagaaagaagcatttttttaataacatgcgatTGGAAagtcttatccaaaggataggggataagatgtctaggggtgcggagtacccctttaatcttcacaAGCAAGTTATCCAGGTGTGTGCTCCGTTTCTTTCTTCTTCTGAACGAATTGTACTTTTATATACAGATGACActcaaaaaattagaatatcgtgcacAGTTCATTTTtttgtgatgattatggttacagctcatgaaaaccccaaatccccaataAAATATATGATTTGGGAgccctgtcatctgctggtgttggtccactgtgctttattaaaggggtactccgcttctcagcgtttggaacaaaatgttcggaaaacgctggagccgggagcttgtgacatcatagccccgccccctaatgaaaTCATAGcctcgccctctcaatgcaagtctatgggagggggcgtgaaacgccccctcccatagacttgcattgagggggcgtggaataactgagggggcggggctatggcgtcacaagTTCCCGGCAACGGCTCCAGTGTtccgaacattttgttccaaacactgagcagcggagtacccctttaagcccagggTCAATGCATCCATCTACCagaagattttggagcacttcatgcttccttccgcagacgagttgcattaatgaaatacaatggagttttgcacaatattctaatttttagagtttcacctgtatatgcAACACAGGATCTTTGTGCAAGATGTagctgtgcgaccatgtctgttttttctccattaaccccttaacgacataggacgtaaatgtacgtcctgatgccctggtacttaaaggggttatccaggaaaaaactattttttttttatatgtcaactggctccagaaagttaaacagatttgtaaattaattctatttaaaaaaatcttaatcctttcagtacttatgagcttctgaagtggagttgttcttttctgtctaagtgctctctgatgacacgtgtctcgggaaccgcccagtttagaagaggtttgctatggggattttcttctaaactgggtggttcccgagacacgtgtcatccgagagcacttagacagaaaagatcaactccacttcagaagctcataagtactgaaaggattaagattttttttatagaagtaatttacaaatctgtttaactttctggagccagttgatatataaaaaaaaaagttttttcctggataaccccctttaacacatcaggacgtacatttatgtcctgtacatgaccgcaagcaccgGAGTGGTGCTTGTGTCATGCGcgtcaggtcctggctgctatcagcagccagggacctgccggtaatggcgcacatcagcgatagatataaatagataattaaaaagaaagatggagcatgagctttattgttttttttaacactgaGGCCTATACATCAAGCCAAGGAGGAAAGAATTTGTGCATGTTGTGGCTTGacaccgcctccttgacacttgagctcagagttgacagattcccttcaaaTAGTAGGTGTCATGGTGCTCAACTGATTGCACCTCTGGGGCCCCCCGGCAAACAGCTGATTTTACTGGGGGAAGCAGTAGCCAGCCATGTATTTCTTCCTCCTATAGGaaaaatgtagtattacatggcGGACATTTAGATTAGGCCCCTTTTACACAATAAATTCATCTGTTTTAAAGACCaattataatgttccgttatgaaaacccttaaaatcggcTGGtaaatggccgttacaaaatcccatacggccgttacaaaatcccattatatagtctatgggatttttacattatccgttttaacccgtcatagccccaGACTATAATGGAATTTTGTAATGGCCATTTAACTTCCATTTTTAATGGTTTCGTTAACGGGTAATTATAATGGATCTTTAAAAAATTCTATagcgtgaaagcagccttaaaggggttatccaggaaaaaactttttttatatatatcaactggctccagaaagttaaacagatttgtaaattacttctattaaaaaaatcttaatcctttcagtacttatgagctgctgaagttgagttgttcttttctgtctaagtgctctctgatgacacgtgtcttgggaaccgcccagtttagaagcaaatccctatagcagacCTCTTCTagactggacagttcccgagacacgtgtcatcagagaggacttagacagaaaacaacaacgcaacttcagcagctcataagtactgaaaggattaagatttttttaatagaagtaatttacaaatctgtttaactttctggagccagttgatatatataaaaaagttttttcctggaatacccatttaaaggggtgctccagtggaaaacatatatatatatatatatatatatatatatatatatatatatatatatatatatatatatatatgttttccactggagcacccctttaaatgggtattccaggaaaaaactttatatatatatatatatatttttttttttaaatcagctggtgacaaagttaaacagatttgtaaattactgataagtactggaagggttaaagatttttaaataaaagtagtgttgagcacgaatattcgtaatgcgaattgttatcgcgaatatcggcatttcgtgaatatttagaacatagtgatatatttgtaatgatgaatattcacatgcaaatttttatgcaaattttctcatagaacaaaaagtgaacaaaaatgcgaatttcgcgaacataggacgaataatcatcaatatattcgcgaaatattgcaaatttgaatatgccCCCTGCCGATCAtccctacttatcagctgctgtatactacaaaggaagttgtgtagttctttccagtctgaccacggtgctctctgctgccgcctctgtccatgtcaggaactgtccagatcaggagaggttttctatgaagatttcctcctactctggacagctcctgaaacggacagaggtgtcagcagagagcaatgtggtcagactggaaagacctacacaacttcctctgtggtatacagcagctgataagtactggaaggataaagatttttaaatataagtaatttacaaatctgtttaactttctgacaccagttgattaaaaataaataactaaaatgttttccacggtagtacccctttaacgtagaACAAGAATGTTTTGAGTCAGCAGAGAAAACCCCTAAAAAGACATGTGTGATAGCGGCGCTCTCTGATGTTCTGAAAGTCCCAAATTAGTCCAAATTTATAGTAGCTCCAGTgatgcaatatatgtttttttttttccggcagtACCAATGCCAGTGCCCtcaaaactgtgggcctccagctgttgcaaaactacaactcccagcatgcccggacagccgttggctgtccgggcatgctgggagttggtagttttgcaacagctggaggtccacagtttgaagaccgctgtccTGGGTGAACCTGAAGCATAGTTTCTGGTACTAAGGTGctgacattagagatgagcaaacttacagtaaattcgattcgtcacgaacttctcggctcggcagttgatgacttatcctgcataaattagttcagctttcaggtgctccggtgggctggaaaaggtggatacagtcctaggagactctttcccagggctgtatccaccttttccagcccaccggaacacctgaatactgaactaatttatgcaggataagtcatcaactgccgagccgagaagttcgtgacgaatcaaatttactgtaagttcgctcatctctagctgacaTACACAAAGATAAAACAAAGATATACGTTGTATTGTTCCAATTCCAACCAGGAGATTAGAAAAAGCAGATACAGGATTGTATAGAGTCCAAGAAAAACTAAAAGCTAGTCCTGCATTAACTTTCCAGCATATTCTGCACGCACAGCACTCTCCGAATGAGTCACGTTCTCTATTTGGTATCATTGGTGGTTTATAGAGAAGTTACTTTCAGCTTAATTGATATGAAACATCCGCTCGATGCTGCCAGAGCCCTCCTTCACCCTCCCTGATTCTATGTAAATgaatgtgcacaaaaaaaaaaaaaacattaaaaaaagtgaCCGTCAAATAATCATACTGCAAAATACTTGCAGTTTGTGTTAAAATCACTGCAGTTTTCAAATTCGGTTGTCAGTAACACCTAAACCACATATATTAAATCCTCACCGCCCTTCATGATTCATGTTGAAGATGTGCCCTGTATATCAATCatgcagggaggggtgggggagcgaagaggcatgcatgctgcagcttagCCCAGtctcttcaaggggtactccagtggataactttttttttttcaaaataaactggtgccagaaagtaaaacagatttgtaaatgacttctattaaaaaatcttaatcctttcagtacttatcaactgctgtatgctccatagaaagttgtgttgttattttctgtctgaccacagtgctctctgctgacacctctgtccatgtcaggaactgtccagagcaggataggttttctatggggatttgctccttctctggacagttcctgacacggacagaggtgtcagcagagagcactgtggtcagacagaaaagaactactcaatgtcctctgtagcatacagcagctgataagttctggaagagttaaaggggtattccaggaaattattattatttttttttaatatcaactggctccagaaagttaaacagatttgtaaattacttctattaaaaaaaaaatcctaatccttttcaataattatcagctgctgaagttgagttgttgttttctgtctggcaacagtgctctctgctgacatctctgcttgtctcaggaactgcacagagtagaagaggtttgctatgggtatttctggacagctcccgagacaggtgtcatcagcacttagacagaaaagaacaactcaacttcagcagctgataagtactgaaaggattaagattttttttaaatagaagtcatttacaaatctgtttaactttctggagccagttgatatataaaaaagaaaaaaatagctttccatcggagtacccctttaagttctgagcTTGAGCTATAGCGAACAGATTCCATTaaagctactagagatgagcgaacttacagtaaattcgattcgtcatgaacttctcggctcggcagttgatgccttttcctgcatgaattagttcagctttcaggtgctccggtgggctggaaaaggtggatacagtcctagtagactctttcctaggactgtatccaccttttccagcccaccggagcacctgaaggctgaactaatttacgcaggatgagtcatcaactgccgagccgagaagtttgtgacgaatcgaatttactgtaagttcgctcatctctaaaagctaCTATTGAGTTTTCTTTTCTTACCTATGGTCTGTTGGAGCACAACTATGATCACTGACCCCAGCTCGTCAGTGTTGCCATTTATTAACTACAGTAGGTCACAATACCTTTTGGCTGGTGCCCCGGCTTGTACCAGCAACAAAGCCTTAGCGGTCTTATCCATTACCCTTGGAGTGGACTTTGGAACCCCTTTCCACCGCAGCAATTTTTGGCAGCTACATGATTGTTATTTCCTCTTTTTTTCCTCCGCAGACAGACggttgagggcttattttttgtgttttacatTAATGTGGTCTATGGTGAAAGGAGGTGCTCCAAACCAAAACTGCAGTTGCGCACCTACATTGGAGCGGAGGATctgcacttgtggaccacaatatggtttcactcctgtggtagatgtagacaatgacattaactaaccctcaaaacttaTTTTTTGTGTGGCTAGTTTTCAATAGCACCGTTTATTTGTCCATATAAGATatatagtgttaaaaaaaaaaaaaaaaattatatatatatatatatatattttttttttgtggggtaaAATGGCAAAGGGTGAGGTGACAAAAATGCCGGACAGCAGTTCTGGCATTTAGTAGTTTGTTTTGCCGACAGAATTCACCATGCAGGATAACATTATTTCTTAATAATTCAGATATTTATTATAAATGAGAAACAGGCTTTGttaaataactttccaattgcatgttattaaaaaatatgctttctatttaattttccactttgaaaaaatgaccactagaggtctccctaccagtcctaaatctcagactgcagccgggacacagacaagctcagctggcagctctgaatcttctctctGTTATACAACAGCatatgcagagagaagaaagatcggagctcagatagtaaaatgaatgagggcctgcagtaaggcagagtcaggagtatgccctgctgttctatgagcacagtgctggctcctgcctgtctgattttttttttaaaatcaactggtgacagaaagttaaacagatttgtaaatgacttctattaaaaaaatctcaatccttccagtatttatcagctgctgtatgctccacaagaagttcttttctttttgaatttcctttctgtctgaccacagtgctctctgctgacacctctgtccatgtcaggaactgtccggagcaggataggtttgctttggggatttgctcctactctggacagttcctaaaatggtcagaggtgtcagcagagagcactgtgctcaggcaGAAAGGAAGAGAAGCGGGAGAAACAAACtaactccccttcctacgttccccagtTGCACTGATATCGATGTCCCGTTCTCTGGTCCCCGACTTCTCCCGCTTCTCACGTGACGTTCAGCGTATCACCAGCCCGGTGACTCTTTGACTTACAGGAAGCGGAAGAATTCGGGGACCAGAGAACGGGACATCGATATcagcgcaacgggggaacgtaggaaggtgagttaaagtttgttttgtttcgcttggcagcccgggcacataggatttaaaaaaaataataaataaaaagaacgcaccggagtacttctttacatactggactactcctttaatgcccaTTACCATGGATAGGAGatataggagaaaaaaataagatAGAGATGGCGCTTCATAGTGCCGGTTATCCGCGGTATTTGCGGAGAGTGGAATATAGAGGTAAAGGACCTGCTCACCTTTGCAGGTTGCGTTAATTTACAGGTACAACACTGATAATCGTTTTGGGCAGGTCGCTGGTGTGTCGGGAGCAGCTGGCAGTCGGTCCCGTCGAGGACGGTGAAGAAAGCAGGAatacagatgtgggaggtgggaaTCCCAGCAGGGGTTTCCTTTACCTTCCAGTGAAGATCCGACTTTAGTAATCATAAAAAGTAACATACAGGGTTGGACTACGCGTTTTGGAGGGGCTCTCTCCTTCCTCAGGACCAAAGGAAGGAGAAAGCCCCTCCGAAACACGTAGTCCAACCCTGTATGTCACTTCTTatgattactaataaaaagttctaCTATTCCACACCCGACTCCTGTGTCATCACGCCGGTGTAGCGCTACAGTGCCGAAGTCGAATCTTCATTAGAGGGTAAAGGAAACCCCCTGCCGGGAttcccacctcccacatctgtatTCCTGCATTACCATGGATAGGCCATCGATTGTATTTACCATTTACCAGTTGTCTCGTCTTGACccctccattaaaaaaataaaataaatcctctAGTGGTGAGAGTTTCTTTCTGGGGAGGCTGGTATACTTGCAATTGGGGCGCACCACATCCTCCAAAACAGGCCCTGTGATTGATACTAATAGACCCCATCTATGGTCAGCTACAAGGAATCCTCACCAAAACTGTCTGGATttactaacacacacacacataatatatatatattttatatattatatatcaatggcctcaacatacaatagtttcaacatacagtggtcttttctggaccattgtaacttgaaaccagactcaacatacaatgctatggaatctgcaaaacgtgtcaatggctggaagaaccgaccaatcagaatggacatttactggtaaaacccctgtagtcctaaagtgcatgcactgactggtgtctggtagcgccccctacagtacagggaggtattacatgttctgtactctttacctctgccagggttagctgctcctttgggcatcaggtgagggcagctccattttactttttttttttttaggacattgtgtgttctgtacaggaccctgaagaagcttctgtccactacatagaccagtgtttccccaaagagggtgcctccagctgttgcaaaactacaactcccagcatgcccggacagccgaaggctgtccaggcatgctgggagttgtagttttgcaacagctggaggcaccctgcttgggatacactgacatagacagtgatttacagctcccagcagatctttattacttttatatgtaaggatttgcttcatctatattagttatctacttatttttgtttaattctcactttttcctatttttggatgacattttggtgtcttcagaaccaattaccaggtttccatagagttatggtctcaacatacgatggtttcaacatacaatggtcgtcctggaaccaattaatattgtaacttgagggatatatattatttttttgtattttacagTTTTCTTGGCCTCATGGATGCCATCCGTCTCAGGAATCTCCATTGAAATTAACCCGCCTAATCCACTGATAAATGACACTGTTCTTCTCAACGTCGTGGGTATAACGGGAACATTCAGATATTCAGACTGGTACAGAGGACAGGGCACAAATGCTACCAATCAGATCATAAGGATCAACGACCGTGGGAATGTCATCGCTGGACCCAAGAATTTTCCGGAAGCCAGTCTGGTCTCTAACGGATCATTACAGATAACCAAGGCCCAGAAATCCCATGAAGGATATTACACTGTGAGCGTACAAGCGAATCAGCTATTACAGGCCGAAGTGAATTTGAGGATACTTGGTAAGTGTTCTCTATGGACCTCGTGTATT is a genomic window of Hyla sarda isolate aHylSar1 chromosome 10, aHylSar1.hap1, whole genome shotgun sequence containing:
- the LOC130294075 gene encoding carcinoembryonic antigen-related cell adhesion molecule 10-like isoform X2; translation: MRFCLLSVFLASWMPSVSGISIEINPPNPLINDTVLLNVVGITGTFRYSDWYRGQGTNATNQIIRINDRGNVIAGPKNFPEASLVSNGSLQITKAQKSHEGYYTVSVQANQLLQAEVNLRILDPSEPTRPPYTPRLLSGGAIAGIVIGVLVFVALIVAAPYLYKKYGSPVSDN
- the LOC130294075 gene encoding carcinoembryonic antigen-related cell adhesion molecule 10-like isoform X1 — translated: MRFCLLSVFLASWMPSVSGISIEINPPNPLINDTVLLNVVGITGTFRYSDWYRGQGTNATNQIIRINDRGNVIAGPKNFPEASLVSNGSLQITKAQKSHEGYYTVSVQANQLLQAEVNLRILDPSEPTRPPYTPRLLSGGAIAGIVIGVLVFVALIVAAPYLYKKYGSPEKPQDEVL
- the LOC130294075 gene encoding carcinoembryonic antigen-related cell adhesion molecule 10-like isoform X3; the protein is MPSVSGISIEINPPNPLINDTVLLNVVGITGTFRYSDWYRGQGTNATNQIIRINDRGNVIAGPKNFPEASLVSNGSLQITKAQKSHEGYYTVSVQANQLLQAEVNLRILDPSEPTRPPYTPRLLSGGAIAGIVIGVLVFVALIVAAPYLYKKYGSPEKPQDEVL